Proteins encoded together in one Streptomyces umbrinus window:
- a CDS encoding SDR family NAD(P)-dependent oxidoreductase codes for MNRGAANRLDGKVVVVTGAARGQGAAEAEALTRAGAVVVATDVTEAPGCLRLDVTEPKEWAALAEGLRRQYGEVHGLVNNAGITWRARLHEVTPEDFARVHAVNVTGPLLAIQHLAPLMPPGSSIVNVGSAAGLTGHYPVAYTASKWALRGLSKTTCVELGPRGIRVNTVHPGFIETEMTASAAPAFREANIRETPLARTGTVDEITPLVVFLLSDDASFITGAEIPVDGGFTAHGGAKSISDALRRPPTEPPTDL; via the coding sequence GTGAACCGCGGGGCCGCGAACAGGCTGGACGGCAAGGTCGTCGTCGTCACCGGAGCCGCGCGCGGGCAGGGCGCGGCCGAGGCCGAGGCGCTGACCCGGGCGGGGGCGGTGGTCGTCGCCACCGATGTGACCGAGGCTCCGGGTTGTCTGCGCCTGGACGTCACCGAGCCGAAGGAATGGGCGGCGCTCGCCGAAGGGCTGCGTCGCCAGTACGGAGAGGTCCACGGCCTGGTCAACAACGCCGGCATCACCTGGCGCGCGCGGTTGCACGAGGTCACGCCCGAGGACTTCGCCCGCGTCCACGCGGTCAACGTCACAGGCCCGCTCCTTGCCATCCAGCACCTGGCTCCGCTGATGCCGCCGGGCTCTTCGATCGTCAACGTCGGCTCGGCCGCCGGGCTCACCGGGCACTACCCGGTCGCGTACACGGCCAGTAAATGGGCGCTGCGCGGCCTGTCGAAGACGACCTGTGTCGAGCTGGGCCCGCGGGGCATCCGTGTGAACACCGTCCATCCCGGCTTCATCGAGACCGAGATGACCGCCTCCGCCGCGCCCGCCTTCCGCGAGGCGAACATCCGCGAGACACCGCTGGCCCGCACCGGCACCGTCGACGAGATCACCCCGCTGGTGGTCTTCCTCCTCTCCGACGACGCGTCCTTCATCACCGGCGCCGAGATCCCCGTCGACGGCGGCTTCACCGCACACGGCGGCGCCAAGTCCATCTCCGACGCCCTGCGACGGCCTCCGACCGAACCTCCGACTGACCTCTGA
- a CDS encoding VOC family protein, giving the protein MTNDLPNRLLTHLRHVDLAVPDYDKQLDFYAGVWGLTKVAEDEGISFLAAEGSPEQYVIRLRKADEKRLDLVSYGAASDADVDTLAEQLLADGVRLISQPGKVDTPGGGYGFRFFDGDGRTIEVSAEVEARQHRRIEEKEAIPVRLSHVVLNSPDLDATRAWYERHLGFRLSDTLSSPHMGEVMHFMRISNQHHSMALAKGPHTSLHHVSFEMRGLDEYMRGSGRVMRSGARKLWGPGRHMAGDNTFTYFLDPHGNTVEYTTELEELDEDTWHPHVYDFSQPEVTDQWGTANAMNELIVKESFNDVDRGVFVAPPV; this is encoded by the coding sequence ATGACCAACGACCTGCCCAACCGTCTGCTCACCCATCTGCGGCACGTCGACCTCGCCGTGCCCGACTACGACAAGCAGCTGGACTTCTACGCCGGAGTCTGGGGCCTGACCAAGGTCGCCGAGGACGAGGGCATCTCCTTCCTGGCCGCCGAGGGCAGCCCCGAGCAGTACGTCATACGGCTCCGCAAGGCCGACGAGAAGCGGCTCGACCTCGTGTCCTACGGCGCCGCGTCGGACGCCGACGTGGACACGCTCGCCGAGCAACTCCTCGCGGACGGCGTGCGGTTGATCTCGCAGCCGGGCAAGGTCGACACCCCCGGCGGCGGCTACGGCTTCCGCTTCTTCGACGGCGACGGCCGCACCATCGAGGTCTCGGCGGAGGTCGAGGCCCGGCAGCACCGGCGTATCGAGGAGAAGGAGGCCATCCCGGTCCGCCTCTCGCACGTCGTCCTCAACTCCCCCGACCTGGACGCCACCCGTGCCTGGTACGAGCGCCACCTCGGCTTCCGGCTGTCCGACACGCTCAGCTCCCCGCACATGGGCGAGGTCATGCACTTCATGCGGATCAGCAACCAGCACCACTCGATGGCCCTCGCCAAGGGCCCGCACACCTCCCTGCACCACGTCTCGTTCGAGATGCGCGGTCTGGACGAGTACATGCGCGGCTCGGGACGCGTGATGCGCTCCGGCGCCCGCAAGCTCTGGGGCCCGGGCCGCCACATGGCCGGCGACAACACCTTCACGTACTTCCTCGACCCGCACGGCAACACCGTCGAGTACACGACGGAGTTGGAGGAGCTCGACGAGGACACCTGGCATCCGCACGTCTACGACTTCTCCCAGCCCGAGGTCACCGATCAGTGGGGCACGGCGAACGCGATGAACGAGCTGATCGTCAAGGAATCCTTCAACGACGTCGACCGCGGCGTCTTCGTCGCCCCGCCGGTCTGA
- a CDS encoding CoA transferase subunit A has translation MNKVSASAAAAVADIPDGASLAVGGFGLSGIPATLIDALHVQGATGLEVVSNNCGVDGQGLGVLLAEGRVSRVTGSYVGENKEFARQYLSGELEVELVPQGTLAERLRAGGAGIPAFYTPAGVGTQVADGGLPWRYAPDGSIAVASPAKESRTFGGRDHVLEHGITTDYAFVRAWRGDTHGNLVFNKAAANFNPLAAMAGRITIAEVEELVEPGALGPDTIHVPGIFIQRVVALTPAQATDKRIEHLRFSASSTPTTRGTVRA, from the coding sequence GTGAACAAGGTCAGTGCGAGCGCCGCCGCGGCGGTCGCCGACATCCCCGACGGGGCCTCGCTGGCAGTCGGCGGCTTCGGCCTGTCCGGCATACCGGCCACCCTCATCGACGCCCTGCACGTCCAGGGCGCCACCGGTCTGGAGGTCGTCTCCAACAACTGCGGGGTCGACGGCCAGGGGCTGGGCGTTCTCCTCGCCGAGGGCCGCGTCAGCCGCGTGACGGGCAGCTACGTAGGGGAGAACAAGGAGTTCGCCCGCCAGTACCTCAGCGGTGAACTGGAGGTCGAACTAGTCCCGCAGGGCACCCTCGCCGAGCGGCTGCGAGCCGGCGGCGCCGGCATTCCGGCCTTCTACACCCCGGCGGGCGTGGGCACACAGGTTGCCGACGGAGGTCTGCCCTGGCGCTACGCGCCCGACGGCAGCATCGCCGTCGCCTCCCCGGCGAAGGAGTCCCGCACATTCGGCGGTCGCGACCACGTCCTCGAACATGGCATCACCACCGACTACGCCTTCGTCCGGGCCTGGCGCGGCGACACCCACGGCAACCTGGTCTTCAACAAGGCCGCCGCCAACTTCAACCCGCTCGCCGCCATGGCGGGCCGGATCACCATCGCCGAGGTCGAGGAACTCGTCGAGCCCGGAGCCCTCGGCCCCGACACGATCCATGTCCCCGGCATCTTTATCCAGCGGGTCGTGGCCCTCACCCCCGCCCAGGCCACCGACAAACGCATAGAACATCTCCGATTTTCCGCGTCTTCGACGCCTACGACACGAGGGACCGTACGCGCATGA
- a CDS encoding LysR family transcriptional regulator, translated as MNLASLDLNLVVALRALLEERNVTRAGRRIGLSQPAMSAALARLRRHFDDDLLSRVGGGYELTALGLALLDRTVTACDLLERVFTSQAVFDPAHEEHEFTLLASDYAVAVFGADLARVVHTEAPGIRLRFRQSPTDITENTGALLSTADGLLLPHGIIGDFPAVELYRDRWVYLVADDNPEVGERLALDDLARLPWVTYQRTYDAPAARQIGMLGIEPHVEVSVDSFQLIPLLVAGTRRVALIQGHLADRLDGLVPVRVMEPPYDAVPLREALWWHPVHTHDAAHIWLRETAARVAETIHGKNDRDPADRSDRG; from the coding sequence GTGAACCTGGCCAGCCTGGACCTCAACCTCGTCGTCGCCCTGCGCGCTCTCCTTGAGGAGCGCAACGTCACCAGAGCCGGCCGACGCATCGGGCTCAGCCAGCCCGCCATGAGTGCCGCGCTGGCCCGGCTGCGCCGTCACTTCGACGACGACCTGCTTTCCCGGGTCGGCGGAGGCTACGAACTGACCGCCCTCGGCCTGGCGCTCCTAGACCGCACCGTCACCGCCTGCGACCTGCTCGAACGCGTCTTCACCAGCCAGGCGGTGTTCGACCCCGCGCATGAGGAGCACGAGTTCACCCTGCTCGCCTCCGACTACGCGGTGGCCGTCTTCGGCGCCGACCTCGCCCGCGTCGTCCACACCGAGGCGCCGGGGATCCGGCTGCGCTTCAGACAGTCCCCGACGGACATCACCGAGAACACGGGGGCGCTGCTGAGCACCGCCGACGGGCTGCTGCTGCCGCACGGCATCATCGGCGACTTTCCCGCCGTGGAGCTCTACCGGGACCGCTGGGTCTATCTCGTCGCCGACGACAACCCCGAGGTCGGCGAGCGGCTCGCCCTCGACGATCTGGCCCGGCTGCCGTGGGTGACGTACCAGCGCACGTACGACGCGCCCGCCGCCCGCCAGATCGGCATGCTCGGTATCGAGCCGCACGTCGAAGTCTCGGTCGACAGCTTCCAGTTGATCCCCCTCCTGGTCGCCGGGACGCGCCGGGTGGCTCTCATCCAGGGGCATCTCGCCGACCGGCTGGACGGACTCGTCCCCGTACGGGTCATGGAACCGCCCTACGACGCCGTGCCGCTCCGGGAAGCTCTGTGGTGGCACCCGGTCCACACGCACGACGCGGCGCACATCTGGCTGCGGGAGACGGCGGCGCGGGTCGCGGAGACCATCCACGGCAAGAATGATCGCGATCCGGCAGATCGATCGGACAGAGGCTAG
- a CDS encoding fumarylacetoacetate hydrolase family protein, whose product MKSAASSAPLFAGPFAIGTLSAPGGAPFPGLVVPDGRVLDLRTALAEPALTALALLERWDAELPRLHRLAGDPAGDWLPLDDLSVHAPVEPRQIFQSGANYRQHVIDLEVAHRAPDDPRTVEEARAEIAAIMDKRAAEDLPYVFIGLPTTIAGPYDDVVLPSWAKKPDWELELAAVISRPAYRVTVEDALDHVAGYTIANDLTDRATVFRRDMPVIGTDWLRCKNAPGFTPLGPWIVPAGSIADPSDLRVTLKLNGETMQDESTKDMIFGVARLVSYISQTARLLPGDLVLTGSPAGNGMHWGRLLRDGDVMDGSVTGLGAQRTHCVAEEAP is encoded by the coding sequence GTGAAATCCGCAGCCTCGTCGGCGCCCCTCTTCGCAGGCCCGTTCGCTATCGGCACTCTCTCCGCTCCGGGCGGCGCCCCGTTCCCCGGCCTCGTGGTGCCGGACGGCCGTGTGCTCGACCTGCGTACGGCGCTGGCCGAACCCGCGCTGACCGCCCTCGCGCTCCTGGAGCGCTGGGACGCGGAACTGCCGCGCCTGCACCGCCTCGCGGGCGATCCGGCCGGTGACTGGCTGCCGCTGGACGACCTGTCCGTGCACGCGCCCGTCGAGCCCCGGCAGATCTTCCAGTCCGGCGCCAACTACCGGCAGCACGTGATCGACCTGGAGGTCGCTCACCGCGCCCCGGACGACCCGCGCACCGTCGAGGAGGCCCGCGCCGAGATCGCGGCGATCATGGACAAACGGGCCGCCGAGGACCTCCCGTACGTCTTCATCGGCCTGCCGACCACGATCGCAGGCCCCTACGACGACGTAGTACTGCCCTCCTGGGCCAAGAAGCCCGACTGGGAGCTGGAGCTGGCCGCGGTGATCTCCCGCCCCGCCTACCGGGTCACGGTGGAAGACGCCCTCGACCACGTCGCGGGCTACACCATCGCCAACGACCTCACCGACCGTGCCACCGTCTTCCGCCGGGACATGCCCGTCATCGGCACCGACTGGCTGCGCTGCAAGAACGCGCCCGGCTTCACCCCGCTCGGCCCCTGGATCGTCCCGGCCGGGTCCATCGCCGACCCGTCCGACCTGCGGGTCACCCTGAAGCTCAACGGCGAGACCATGCAGGACGAGTCCACCAAGGACATGATCTTCGGCGTGGCGCGGTTGGTCTCGTACATTTCCCAGACCGCCCGACTCCTGCCCGGCGACCTGGTGTTGACCGGCAGCCCGGCCGGGAACGGCATGCACTGGGGTCGGCTGCTGCGCGACGGCGACGTGATGGACGGCTCCGTCACGGGGCTCGGCGCCCAGCGCACCCACTGCGTCGCGGAGGAGGCCCCGTGA
- a CDS encoding FAD-dependent oxidoreductase, with protein MTDPRPHTVLVIGGGASGNAVTVLLRRAGITVDLIEAKPDWNVLGSGITLQGNALRVLRELGVWDKVRESGYAFDSVGLATPDGHVFHVQQDIRSGGVDLPATIGMQRPRLQEILCEAVLASGATVRLGTTADELVQDETGVTVRFSDGTEGRYDLVIAADGLNSLTRAVIGISEKPEPTGMAIWRVAAPRPASVERTDLAYGGPCYIAGYCPTSENTIYAYLVEANRDRASIDPASYADEMRRLAAPYGGAWPEIAASITDPAKVNYTWFDRLLVEGSWHRGRVVLIGDAAHACPPTLAQGAAMSLEDASVLAELLSAPESWDSAGSLDELLTRYYERRIDRVRMVVEASVQLGQWQLDGVRDADVPGLIGRTMSVLKETP; from the coding sequence ATGACCGACCCCCGCCCCCACACCGTCCTCGTCATCGGCGGCGGCGCCTCCGGCAACGCCGTGACCGTGCTGCTGCGGCGAGCGGGCATCACCGTGGACCTGATCGAGGCCAAGCCCGACTGGAACGTCCTCGGCTCCGGCATCACCCTCCAGGGCAACGCGCTGCGCGTGCTGCGCGAGCTGGGCGTGTGGGACAAGGTCCGGGAGAGCGGCTACGCCTTCGACTCGGTGGGCCTGGCCACGCCCGACGGTCACGTGTTCCACGTCCAGCAGGACATCCGTTCCGGCGGCGTGGACCTGCCCGCGACCATCGGCATGCAGCGGCCCCGGCTCCAGGAGATCCTGTGCGAGGCGGTCCTGGCCAGTGGTGCGACGGTCCGCCTCGGCACCACCGCCGACGAACTGGTCCAGGACGAGACGGGCGTCACCGTCCGCTTCAGCGACGGCACCGAGGGCCGCTACGACCTCGTCATCGCGGCAGACGGTCTCAATTCCCTGACCCGCGCGGTGATCGGCATCAGTGAGAAGCCCGAGCCGACCGGCATGGCCATCTGGCGCGTCGCCGCACCCCGCCCGGCGAGCGTGGAGCGCACGGACCTGGCCTACGGCGGGCCCTGTTACATCGCCGGCTACTGCCCCACCAGTGAGAACACCATCTACGCCTATCTCGTCGAGGCCAACCGCGACCGCGCCTCCATCGACCCGGCCTCGTACGCGGACGAGATGCGGCGCCTGGCAGCCCCGTACGGCGGCGCCTGGCCCGAGATCGCCGCGAGCATCACCGACCCCGCCAAGGTCAACTACACCTGGTTCGACCGGCTGCTCGTCGAGGGTTCCTGGCACCGCGGCCGGGTCGTGCTGATCGGCGACGCCGCCCACGCCTGCCCGCCCACCCTCGCGCAGGGCGCGGCCATGTCGCTTGAGGACGCCTCCGTACTGGCCGAGCTGCTGAGCGCCCCGGAGTCGTGGGACTCCGCCGGCTCCCTCGACGAGCTCCTGACCCGCTATTACGAGCGCCGCATCGACCGTGTCCGCATGGTCGTCGAGGCCTCGGTGCAGCTCGGCCAGTGGCAGCTGGACGGCGTCCGCGACGCCGATGTCCCCGGCCTGATCGGCCGCACGATGTCCGTCCTGAAGGAGACCCCGTGA
- a CDS encoding cyclase family protein: MIGRPTVPDAKDAEGAIAEAAKAYSNWGRWGEDDVLGTLNFLDAEKRREGAALVRDGVSFSLSQRFDMNGPQKGWRRRTNPVHTMLDTGTDAALGNQGFPHGIGGADDVIAMPLQCSTQWDGLGHIFDHGKAWNGRAAEKVVTSSGDLVTGIEHMAPYVAGRGVLLDVGLVVGQNGELPDGFAITEEHLTASAEAHGVTVGRGDLVLVRTGRLARARRDGWGEYAGGPSPGLSFTTAGWLHRSEIAGIATDTWGFEVRPNEFDHAFQPLHQVAIPNIGLLIGEMWDLDALAEHCAADGRYEFWLTAAPLPITGAVGSPVNPIAVK; this comes from the coding sequence GTGATCGGCCGCCCCACTGTGCCTGATGCGAAAGACGCCGAGGGTGCGATCGCCGAGGCCGCCAAGGCGTACTCCAACTGGGGCCGTTGGGGCGAGGACGACGTCCTCGGCACGCTCAACTTCCTGGACGCCGAAAAGCGCCGCGAGGGCGCGGCCCTCGTCCGCGACGGCGTCAGCTTCTCGCTCTCCCAGCGCTTCGACATGAACGGCCCGCAGAAGGGCTGGCGGCGGCGTACGAATCCGGTGCACACCATGCTCGACACCGGCACCGACGCCGCCCTGGGCAACCAGGGCTTCCCGCACGGCATCGGCGGTGCCGACGACGTGATCGCGATGCCGCTGCAGTGCTCCACCCAGTGGGACGGCCTCGGCCACATCTTCGACCACGGCAAGGCATGGAACGGGCGGGCCGCCGAGAAGGTCGTCACCTCCAGCGGCGACCTCGTCACCGGCATCGAGCACATGGCCCCGTACGTGGCCGGGCGAGGCGTCCTCCTCGACGTGGGCCTGGTCGTCGGCCAGAACGGCGAACTGCCCGACGGCTTCGCCATCACCGAGGAGCACCTGACCGCCAGCGCCGAGGCGCACGGCGTCACCGTCGGCCGCGGCGACCTCGTCCTCGTCCGCACCGGACGGCTGGCCCGCGCCAGGCGCGACGGCTGGGGCGAGTACGCGGGCGGTCCCTCGCCCGGGCTGAGTTTCACCACCGCCGGCTGGCTGCACCGCAGCGAGATCGCCGGGATCGCCACCGACACCTGGGGTTTCGAGGTCCGGCCCAACGAGTTCGACCACGCCTTCCAGCCGCTGCACCAGGTGGCCATCCCCAACATCGGTCTGCTCATAGGCGAGATGTGGGACCTCGACGCCCTGGCCGAGCACTGCGCGGCCGACGGGCGGTACGAGTTCTGGCTAACCGCCGCCCCGCTGCCCATCACCGGAGCCGTCGGCTCCCCGGTGAACCCGATCGCCGTCAAGTAA
- a CDS encoding amidohydrolase family protein → MTTPDTPDTPDALATSALPTIDVHAHVLLPQVEQAVAGHPGLDAARALDARRNGPEALAVSGPMVRDRIPRLTDVKARLTAMDASGVDIQLVSPSPSHYHYWADEDLARTVWELANAGTAAHVAQAPDRLHGLGLVPLQHPDLAVKALDHALGLGLRGVEISSHAPGRELSDPAYDPFWALAETTGAVLFLHPFGCTLDERLDRWYLSNTVGQPTENAVALSHLIFSGVLDRHPGLKVIAAHGGGYLPTHIGRSDHAWRARPDTRGCASEPSSYLKRLSFDSLVHDPHVLRELIRVAGPDRVLLGSDFPFDMGTEDPVGALRAATDLPDHHFHAVRGGNAAALLRLS, encoded by the coding sequence GTGACGACCCCGGACACCCCGGACACCCCGGACGCCCTGGCCACCTCGGCCCTCCCCACCATCGACGTCCACGCGCACGTCCTGCTTCCGCAGGTCGAGCAGGCCGTCGCCGGACACCCCGGGCTGGACGCCGCCCGCGCTCTCGACGCCCGCCGCAACGGCCCCGAGGCGCTCGCCGTCAGCGGCCCGATGGTCCGCGACCGCATCCCCCGGCTGACCGACGTCAAGGCCCGGCTCACCGCGATGGACGCCTCCGGCGTCGACATCCAACTGGTCTCGCCGTCCCCGTCGCACTACCACTACTGGGCCGACGAGGACCTCGCCCGCACGGTGTGGGAACTGGCCAACGCCGGCACCGCGGCCCATGTCGCCCAGGCCCCCGACCGGCTGCACGGACTGGGCCTCGTCCCGCTCCAGCACCCGGACCTCGCCGTCAAGGCCCTCGACCACGCCCTCGGCCTGGGCCTGCGCGGAGTGGAGATCTCCAGCCACGCGCCCGGGCGCGAGCTTTCGGACCCGGCGTACGACCCGTTCTGGGCGCTCGCAGAGACGACCGGGGCGGTGCTCTTCCTGCACCCCTTCGGCTGCACGCTCGACGAGCGCCTGGACCGCTGGTACCTGTCCAACACGGTCGGCCAGCCCACCGAGAACGCCGTCGCGCTCTCCCACCTCATCTTCTCCGGGGTGCTGGACCGCCACCCCGGCCTGAAGGTGATCGCCGCGCACGGTGGCGGCTACCTGCCCACCCACATCGGCCGCTCCGACCACGCCTGGCGGGCCAGACCGGACACGCGGGGCTGCGCGTCCGAGCCGAGCAGCTACCTCAAGCGGCTGTCCTTCGACTCGCTCGTCCACGACCCGCACGTCCTGCGCGAACTGATCCGGGTGGCCGGCCCCGACCGGGTCCTGCTCGGCTCGGACTTCCCCTTCGACATGGGCACCGAGGACCCGGTCGGCGCGCTGCGCGCCGCCACCGACCTGCCCGACCACCACTTCCACGCCGTACGCGGCGGCAACGCGGCAGCGCTGCTGCGCCTCTCCTGA
- a CDS encoding MFS transporter: MPPSVPPPSSPPAHAEPVPSPLSPPAPGESAPPPGATLPTSGAAHRLRVALLMAGSCLPILGAVLIAPVLPKMQDHFADVPGAAALVPMALTVPALALGLLAPFAGVIVDRLGRKRLLIVATVLYAVFGTAPLWLESLGAIVASRALVGIAEAAIMTCCTTLIGDYYSGRMRDRYLALQTMCASASATAFFVIGGAAGSAGWRTPFWIYAVSLLIAPLMAIGLPKPTTSAAAAAEDGVSTDATGITATAVASKHPFPFRQLAGICGLTVFGALVFYAVPVEMAYLLDDLGVTATSVIGPATAIASAATVAGAITFAKLSGAPAPRLPLVFALCAAGFAVMWLANSAPLLIAGAVLNCLGTGLLLPSLLTIAMSKLDFADRGRGTGLWTASFFIGQFICPLMLIAAESALGTLAAAVGLLGLASAVVAAGLFLAARRGAPAVAPLPQ, from the coding sequence ATGCCCCCTTCCGTGCCACCTCCATCGTCCCCGCCCGCTCACGCGGAGCCGGTGCCATCGCCGTTGTCCCCGCCCGCTCCCGGCGAATCAGCGCCGCCGCCGGGCGCGACCCTTCCGACGTCCGGTGCCGCGCACCGGCTGCGGGTCGCTCTCCTCATGGCCGGCAGCTGTCTGCCGATCCTCGGGGCCGTCCTGATCGCGCCCGTGCTGCCCAAGATGCAGGACCACTTCGCCGACGTGCCCGGCGCGGCCGCCCTGGTCCCGATGGCCCTCACCGTCCCGGCCCTGGCGCTGGGCCTGCTGGCACCCTTCGCGGGCGTCATCGTCGACCGGCTCGGCCGTAAGCGTCTGCTGATCGTCGCGACCGTTCTGTACGCGGTCTTCGGCACCGCCCCGCTGTGGCTGGAGTCGCTGGGCGCCATCGTGGCCAGCCGCGCTCTGGTCGGTATCGCCGAGGCCGCCATCATGACCTGCTGCACCACGCTGATCGGCGACTACTACAGCGGCCGGATGCGGGACCGCTATCTTGCCCTCCAGACCATGTGCGCCTCCGCCTCCGCGACCGCCTTCTTCGTCATCGGCGGTGCCGCGGGGTCGGCCGGCTGGCGGACCCCGTTCTGGATCTACGCGGTCAGTCTGCTCATCGCCCCCCTGATGGCCATCGGGCTGCCGAAGCCGACGACGTCCGCCGCCGCCGCTGCCGAGGACGGGGTGAGCACGGACGCCACGGGCATCACGGCCACCGCGGTCGCTTCGAAGCACCCGTTCCCCTTCCGGCAGTTGGCCGGGATCTGCGGACTCACCGTGTTCGGGGCCCTCGTCTTCTACGCCGTCCCGGTGGAGATGGCCTACCTGCTGGACGACCTCGGCGTGACGGCGACCAGTGTGATCGGGCCGGCCACAGCCATCGCCAGCGCCGCCACCGTGGCCGGCGCGATCACCTTCGCCAAGCTGAGCGGGGCCCCGGCGCCCCGGCTGCCACTCGTCTTCGCCCTGTGCGCGGCCGGGTTCGCGGTGATGTGGCTCGCGAACAGCGCCCCGCTGCTGATCGCCGGCGCCGTACTCAACTGCCTCGGCACCGGCCTCCTGCTGCCTTCCCTGCTCACCATCGCCATGTCCAAGCTGGACTTCGCCGACCGCGGCCGTGGCACCGGCCTGTGGACCGCGTCCTTCTTCATCGGCCAGTTCATCTGCCCGCTGATGCTGATCGCGGCCGAGTCCGCCCTCGGCACCCTGGCCGCCGCCGTCGGCCTGCTCGGCCTGGCCTCGGCCGTCGTCGCGGCAGGCCTCTTCCTGGCCGCCCGGCGCGGGGCACCGGCCGTCGCACCGTTGCCCCAGTAA
- a CDS encoding fumarylacetoacetate hydrolase family protein, which yields MRFATYEHHGRRSVATVDDDGTLYPFPGRASLLDLLRAGPAALREASNATPAVPGGPHVSQVRLLPPLQPPSVRDFVTFEEHVEGVRRSIDNAAGVPDAWYDAPTFYFTNPYAVIGAHDDIPVPPGSSVLDFELEVAAVIGVEGRDLTPEQARDHIIGYTIFNDWSARDLQSAEMKVGLGPCKGKDTATTLGPYLVTADELEPYRDTDGFLRLALTASVNGEVVGEDLLSNMSWTFEEMVAYASRGTYVRPGDVLGSGTCGNGGCLAELWGIRGRQDPPPLKPGDTVTLTVEGIGTVSNTVVPGAGPLPIPRARKRLRLRP from the coding sequence ATGCGCTTCGCCACGTACGAACACCACGGCCGCCGCAGCGTCGCCACCGTGGATGACGACGGCACCCTTTACCCCTTTCCCGGCCGCGCCTCGCTGCTCGACCTGCTCCGGGCGGGCCCCGCGGCCCTGCGTGAGGCGAGCAACGCCACGCCGGCCGTGCCGGGCGGCCCGCATGTCTCGCAGGTGCGGCTGCTGCCGCCTCTCCAGCCGCCGTCCGTGCGGGACTTCGTCACCTTCGAGGAGCACGTCGAGGGCGTACGGCGCAGCATCGACAACGCGGCCGGGGTCCCGGACGCCTGGTACGACGCGCCGACCTTCTACTTCACCAATCCGTACGCCGTCATCGGCGCCCACGACGACATTCCCGTGCCACCCGGCTCCTCGGTCCTGGACTTCGAACTCGAAGTCGCCGCCGTCATCGGCGTCGAGGGCCGCGACCTCACACCAGAGCAGGCCCGCGACCACATCATCGGCTACACGATCTTCAACGACTGGTCCGCCCGCGACCTGCAGTCCGCCGAGATGAAGGTCGGGCTCGGCCCCTGCAAGGGCAAGGACACCGCCACCACCCTCGGCCCGTACCTGGTCACCGCCGACGAGCTGGAGCCGTACCGGGACACCGACGGTTTCCTGCGGCTGGCGCTGACCGCCTCGGTGAACGGCGAGGTGGTCGGCGAGGACCTGCTGTCCAACATGAGCTGGACCTTCGAGGAGATGGTCGCCTACGCCTCCCGCGGCACATACGTCCGTCCCGGCGATGTGCTCGGCTCCGGCACCTGTGGCAACGGCGGCTGCCTGGCCGAGCTGTGGGGCATACGCGGCCGCCAGGACCCGCCACCGCTGAAGCCCGGCGACACCGTCACCCTCACCGTCGAGGGCATCGGCACCGTCTCCAACACCGTCGTGCCCGGCGCCGGACCGCTACCGATCCCCCGGGCCCGCAAGCGCCTGCGGCTGCGCCCGTGA